One segment of Candidatus Paceibacterota bacterium DNA contains the following:
- the pseB gene encoding UDP-N-acetylglucosamine 4,6-dehydratase (inverting) — MKKNDFLKNKTLLITGGTGSFGKNFARHLLENHSLKKLIVFSRDELKQSVMAEEFKDDRVRFFLGDIRDLSRLQRAFHGVDIIVHAAALKQVPTLEYNPIEAVKTNVLGTQNVIEAAVDQGVSKVLLVSTDKAAQPVNLYGSTKLCAEKLFIASNVYAGEYTKFSCVRYGNVIGSRGSIIEILLKNKNKESICLTDERMTRFWLRLEESFQLVLFALKQMEGGEIFIPKKVPSMSIKDIFETIAPNLKKEVSGIRPGEKIHEVLLTAEEARHSLELDSYFVILPEHKYINSLRFKKHKTKGKKIPADFSFTSDTNTLQMSRNDLLKIAKELEKQML, encoded by the coding sequence ATGAAAAAAAACGATTTTTTGAAAAACAAAACTTTGCTTATTACCGGAGGGACTGGTTCTTTTGGTAAAAATTTTGCCAGACATCTTCTAGAAAATCATTCCTTGAAGAAGCTCATTGTTTTTAGCCGAGATGAATTAAAACAGTCAGTAATGGCTGAGGAATTTAAAGATGACCGTGTGCGTTTTTTTCTGGGTGACATAAGAGATTTATCAAGGTTGCAAAGGGCTTTTCATGGCGTAGATATTATTGTCCACGCTGCCGCTTTAAAACAAGTTCCGACCTTGGAATACAATCCAATTGAAGCAGTAAAGACGAATGTATTGGGAACACAAAATGTAATTGAAGCCGCTGTAGATCAAGGTGTTTCTAAAGTGCTTTTGGTTTCAACAGATAAAGCTGCTCAGCCGGTAAATCTGTATGGTTCTACAAAATTGTGTGCCGAGAAACTTTTTATTGCAAGCAATGTCTACGCTGGTGAATATACAAAGTTTAGCTGTGTGAGATACGGTAATGTTATCGGCAGTCGCGGTAGTATCATAGAAATTCTTTTGAAGAATAAAAATAAAGAAAGCATTTGTCTTACAGATGAGAGAATGACCAGGTTTTGGTTAAGGCTGGAAGAATCCTTCCAGTTGGTTTTATTTGCTCTGAAACAGATGGAAGGCGGTGAGATATTTATACCTAAAAAAGTTCCCAGCATGTCGATAAAAGATATTTTTGAAACCATCGCTCCAAATCTTAAAAAAGAGGTGAGTGGTATTAGACCTGGAGAAAAAATTCATGAGGTTCTACTAACTGCGGAAGAAGCCAGACATTCGCTTGAACTTGATAGCTATTTTGTAATATTGCCAGAACATAAATACATTAATTCTTTGAGGTTTAAAAAACATAAGACTAAGGGCAAGAAAATTCCGGCAGATTTTTCCTTTACCAGCGATACTAATACTTTACAAATGAGCCGTAACGATTTGCTTAAGATAGCAAAAGAGCTAGAAAAACAAATGCTTTAA